A genome region from Nitrosopumilus oxyclinae includes the following:
- a CDS encoding DEAD/DEAH box helicase, with protein MKFSCPKCKSKIGIQKTFNKKMHVSCEKCGLEDLLEFSKNADEVFLEFLSRFDKGLVTEGGLSEGLKDEGIVRGEDEIKEMIGKNNPDKITEEILFSKKDYISEYKVLSNPEPKMGCKVEELGLDESITEHLKELKIDQFYKFQEEAIKEITFGENVIIEAPTASGKTEAFLIPVIQRIKKEAVDENVFAIFVYPTKALARDQYPKIQKFAEKIGVNVKVFDGDTKQEERREIIDHPPQILITNFDVLHYHMWHQTKFSSLLSSTRILITDEAHVYSGIFGTNVHYIIKRLKRICTNKLQFVAASATLDDAKEFCQKLFGEKMQKIQGSGKKGKTDFVMLFPSLRTQRALMVELTKKLTQKNHKTMVFNNSHLNSELLAIQAKKQKVNIKVHRAGLMANYRTSVERQFKEDQLQAISCTPTLELGIDVGNVDCVISSTIPVNRLVQRIGRAARKGQRGYAFLALGNDPISQYYKNHPDDYFEDIEKTYIDPKNPFVEEFQILAMACDRPISKHELKEHQEVIEQHIINENLKEFNNRIIPNFDKINSMLSEYSIRGIGNSIDIFLDGKKVGDRVLPIALEELHKDAIYFLAGIRYKVKEFDYPEKNYAKLERIPRDYPYYTKSLTEEWPTIETVYERRKANGIEVAFCKLHVEKKVYGYVNIELGQEITQGEKVQLDTPLEYDFVTKGIVFHAPRPLKVIEESEDQEYTEASGYHATEHVVIEGSNMITGGVSQDLGGISLGTSGLIFIYDGAIGGSGASKALYDRFEKALERSMFIVKECPCKNESGCPRCTFSYRCGNNNEYLHKYSALEILERINSGEETELIDPTEGDKPLV; from the coding sequence TTGAAATTCTCCTGTCCTAAATGTAAATCAAAAATTGGAATTCAAAAAACATTCAACAAAAAAATGCATGTTTCTTGTGAAAAATGTGGATTAGAAGATCTGCTTGAATTTTCAAAAAATGCCGATGAAGTCTTTCTAGAATTTCTTTCAAGATTTGACAAAGGACTAGTAACTGAGGGAGGACTATCTGAAGGCCTCAAAGATGAAGGAATTGTGAGAGGAGAAGATGAGATTAAAGAAATGATAGGGAAAAATAATCCAGATAAAATTACTGAAGAAATCCTTTTTTCAAAAAAAGACTATATTTCAGAATACAAGGTTTTAAGCAACCCTGAGCCTAAAATGGGCTGTAAAGTAGAAGAATTAGGACTAGATGAATCAATAACTGAGCATCTCAAGGAACTAAAAATTGATCAATTTTACAAATTTCAAGAAGAGGCCATCAAAGAAATTACATTTGGAGAAAATGTGATAATTGAAGCACCTACAGCATCTGGAAAAACAGAAGCATTTTTGATTCCAGTTATTCAAAGAATTAAAAAAGAAGCTGTAGATGAAAATGTTTTTGCAATTTTTGTATACCCTACAAAAGCATTAGCACGTGATCAGTATCCAAAAATTCAAAAATTTGCAGAAAAAATAGGAGTTAATGTCAAAGTCTTTGACGGAGACACAAAGCAAGAAGAGCGAAGAGAAATAATTGATCATCCTCCTCAAATTCTAATTACAAATTTTGATGTGCTACATTATCACATGTGGCATCAAACAAAATTTTCCTCGTTGTTATCGTCTACTAGAATTCTCATTACAGATGAGGCCCATGTATATTCAGGAATTTTTGGAACAAATGTTCACTATATTATAAAAAGACTAAAAAGAATTTGTACCAATAAATTACAATTTGTAGCAGCATCAGCAACTCTTGATGATGCAAAAGAATTCTGTCAAAAATTATTTGGTGAAAAAATGCAAAAAATTCAAGGCTCAGGTAAAAAAGGAAAAACAGATTTTGTAATGCTTTTCCCATCACTTCGAACACAGAGAGCTCTGATGGTTGAGCTAACAAAGAAACTAACTCAAAAAAATCACAAGACAATGGTTTTTAATAATTCACATCTAAACTCAGAACTTTTAGCAATTCAAGCAAAAAAACAAAAAGTCAACATCAAAGTTCACAGAGCTGGATTAATGGCAAATTACAGAACATCAGTTGAAAGGCAATTCAAAGAAGATCAATTACAAGCAATTTCATGCACTCCCACACTCGAATTAGGCATAGATGTGGGAAATGTGGATTGTGTGATATCATCAACTATTCCAGTAAATAGACTAGTTCAGAGAATAGGGAGAGCTGCTAGAAAAGGTCAAAGAGGATATGCATTTTTGGCATTGGGAAATGATCCAATCTCACAATATTACAAAAATCACCCTGATGATTATTTTGAAGATATTGAAAAAACATACATCGATCCCAAAAATCCCTTTGTTGAAGAATTTCAAATTTTAGCAATGGCATGTGATAGACCCATTTCAAAACATGAATTAAAGGAACATCAAGAAGTGATAGAACAGCATATAATTAATGAAAATCTAAAAGAATTCAACAATAGAATTATTCCAAATTTTGATAAAATCAATTCTATGTTAAGTGAATATAGTATCAGAGGGATTGGTAATTCAATCGATATTTTCCTAGATGGAAAAAAAGTAGGGGATAGAGTATTGCCAATTGCACTAGAAGAACTACACAAAGATGCAATTTATTTTCTAGCAGGTATTCGTTACAAGGTAAAGGAATTTGATTATCCAGAAAAAAACTATGCGAAACTAGAAAGAATTCCAAGGGATTACCCATACTATACAAAATCATTAACAGAAGAATGGCCTACAATTGAAACAGTTTATGAAAGAAGAAAAGCAAATGGAATTGAAGTAGCATTTTGTAAATTGCATGTTGAAAAAAAGGTGTATGGATATGTCAATATCGAGTTAGGGCAAGAAATAACTCAGGGTGAAAAAGTACAACTAGACACACCATTAGAGTATGATTTTGTAACCAAAGGAATTGTATTTCATGCACCAAGGCCGCTCAAAGTAATTGAAGAATCCGAAGATCAGGAATATACTGAAGCTAGTGGATACCATGCAACAGAACATGTAGTAATTGAGGGTAGCAATATGATTACTGGAGGAGTATCTCAAGATTTAGGAGGCATCTCATTAGGGACTTCAGGCTTGATTTTCATCTATGATGGGGCTATTGGAGGCAGTGGAGCTAGTAAAGCCCTCTATGACAGATTTGAAAAGGCACTTGAAAGAAGTATGTTTATCGTAAAAGAATGTCCTTGCAAAAATGAATCAGGATGTCCAAGATGTACTTTCTCATATAGATGTGGAAATAACAATGAATATCTCCACAAATATTCAGCATTAGAAATTTTGGAGAGGATTAATTCGGGAGAAGAAACAGAGTTGATAGATCCTACTGAAGGTGACAAACCCCTAGTATGA
- a CDS encoding SDR family oxidoreductase, translating to MEKVALVTGSSSGIGLETALSLARDGYYTFASMRNLEKAAELEHAAKKENLPIKVIELDVDSEQSIVSAIKKVVSEGGRLDVLVNNAGYGQFGCTEDLTIDDFRKQFETNFFSIVRIIQEVAPIMRKQNSGNIINISSVVGRMGLPGSPAYISSKFALEGLGECLRYELGQFGIKTTMIEPGVIKTNFFNSMKVPESKIDPKYKTLTDNILAGLKMMVEMGTAPSQVADVVMKAIHDDEMLPRYVVGTDAAMFMEAKKMKTDLEFEKYMSKELFP from the coding sequence ATGGAAAAAGTAGCTCTTGTCACAGGTAGTTCATCAGGAATCGGATTAGAAACAGCATTATCTTTAGCAAGAGATGGATATTACACATTTGCAAGTATGAGAAATCTTGAAAAAGCAGCAGAATTAGAACATGCTGCAAAAAAAGAAAATCTTCCAATAAAAGTAATTGAATTAGATGTAGATAGCGAACAATCAATTGTTTCTGCAATCAAAAAAGTTGTTTCAGAGGGAGGAAGATTGGATGTATTAGTTAACAATGCAGGATATGGTCAGTTTGGGTGTACAGAAGATCTAACAATAGATGATTTTAGAAAACAATTTGAAACAAATTTCTTCAGCATTGTAAGAATTATTCAAGAGGTTGCCCCAATAATGAGAAAACAAAACTCTGGAAACATTATCAATATCAGTTCAGTTGTAGGAAGAATGGGATTACCAGGATCCCCAGCTTATATCAGTTCAAAATTTGCATTAGAAGGGTTAGGAGAATGTTTGAGATATGAGTTAGGACAGTTTGGAATTAAAACTACAATGATTGAACCAGGAGTTATCAAAACTAATTTTTTTAATTCAATGAAAGTTCCAGAATCAAAAATTGATCCAAAATACAAGACCTTAACTGACAACATTTTAGCTGGTCTTAAAATGATGGTAGAAATGGGAACTGCCCCTTCACAAGTTGCAGATGTAGTAATGAAGGCAATACATGATGATGAAATGTTGCCACGATATGTGGTAGGTACAGATGCAGCCATGTTTATGGAGGCAAAAAAGATGAAAACTGACCTAGAATTTGAGAAATACATGAGTAAAGAGCTATTTCCTTAA
- a CDS encoding DNA topoisomerase I, whose amino-acid sequence MKWKTLQHNGILFPPAYEAQGIKIKIKGETVNLNLTQEEMVYQWAKKKDTPYAQDKVFQKNFTADFAKTLDSKFKKISYDDIDFSNAYKIVDKEKDLKEMMSKEEKKSLAAKRKELREKLKEKYGVAIMDGEKVEVGNYMAEPPGIFIGRGEHPLRGKWKPPVTPKDVTLNLGKEAKVPEGKWGKIIHDKDSMWLASWMDFLTQKRKYVWLADTAGLKQGRDKEKYEKAVKLANEIEKIKDRIVKDMKSKDPKISRIATACYLIYRTAMRVGDEKDPDEADTVGATTLRKEHIKITANSIEFDFLGKDSVRWQETVVAEGHDKQFHENLKKLVEKKKPKDEIFDDITSRHVNVYYSSIVKGLTAKVFRTYLATNVVKNYLVEHDNMKGKSATEKLYHAKLANLEAAMMCNHKRTIPKTFEQSLQKKRDTLKKAEKDQAWKKTQETLKKVESSTPKTDTQKKSKTKRIKTLNEQIKKQKSKHKERLEKLGLQIDLSEKTKDYNIGTSLRNYIDPRVFKAWTDEVGAEWEKLYTSALQKKFLWVKNENVLWKDIK is encoded by the coding sequence ATGAAATGGAAAACACTACAACACAATGGAATCTTGTTTCCTCCTGCATATGAGGCTCAAGGAATCAAGATAAAGATCAAAGGGGAGACTGTAAATCTCAATTTAACCCAAGAAGAAATGGTGTATCAATGGGCAAAAAAGAAAGACACCCCATATGCTCAAGATAAAGTATTTCAGAAAAACTTTACAGCAGATTTTGCAAAAACATTAGATTCAAAATTTAAAAAAATATCATATGATGATATTGATTTTTCAAACGCTTACAAAATAGTTGACAAAGAAAAAGACCTCAAAGAGATGATGAGTAAGGAGGAAAAGAAATCCCTTGCTGCAAAAAGAAAAGAATTACGAGAGAAATTAAAAGAAAAATACGGAGTCGCCATCATGGATGGAGAAAAAGTTGAAGTTGGAAATTATATGGCAGAACCACCAGGTATTTTCATTGGACGTGGAGAACATCCACTCCGAGGAAAATGGAAACCACCAGTTACTCCAAAAGATGTTACACTAAATCTTGGAAAAGAAGCCAAAGTACCTGAAGGGAAATGGGGAAAGATAATTCATGACAAAGATTCCATGTGGCTAGCTAGTTGGATGGATTTTCTAACACAAAAAAGAAAATATGTTTGGTTAGCAGATACTGCAGGATTAAAGCAAGGTCGAGACAAAGAAAAATATGAAAAAGCAGTAAAGCTTGCAAATGAAATTGAGAAGATAAAAGATAGAATTGTCAAAGACATGAAAAGTAAGGATCCAAAAATTAGTAGAATTGCTACTGCATGTTATTTGATTTATAGAACTGCAATGAGGGTAGGGGACGAAAAAGATCCAGATGAGGCAGATACAGTAGGTGCTACAACCCTAAGAAAGGAACATATCAAAATTACTGCAAATTCTATAGAGTTTGATTTTCTAGGTAAGGACAGTGTAAGATGGCAAGAAACAGTAGTAGCAGAAGGTCACGATAAACAATTTCATGAAAATCTAAAAAAACTAGTAGAAAAGAAAAAACCAAAAGATGAGATTTTTGATGACATTACATCAAGACATGTCAATGTGTATTATTCCAGCATAGTAAAGGGCCTAACAGCCAAAGTATTCAGAACATATCTTGCAACAAATGTAGTCAAGAACTATCTCGTAGAACATGATAACATGAAAGGAAAATCAGCTACTGAGAAACTATACCATGCAAAATTGGCAAATCTTGAAGCTGCCATGATGTGTAACCACAAGAGAACAATTCCTAAAACGTTTGAGCAATCTCTACAAAAGAAACGAGACACTTTGAAAAAGGCAGAAAAAGATCAAGCATGGAAGAAAACCCAAGAAACACTCAAAAAAGTAGAATCAAGTACTCCCAAAACTGACACTCAAAAGAAAAGTAAAACTAAAAGAATTAAGACATTAAATGAACAAATCAAAAAGCAAAAATCAAAACACAAAGAAAGATTAGAAAAATTAGGATTACAGATTGATTTGTCTGAAAAAACCAAAGATTACAACATTGGAACATCTTTAAGAAATTACATTGATCCTAGAGTCTTCAAGGCATGGACAGATGAAGTTGGGGCCGAATGGGAAAAACTCTACACTTCTGCTTTACAAAAGAAATTCCTATGGGTCAAAAATGAAAATGTCCTCTGGAAGGATATAAAGTAA
- a CDS encoding pirin family protein, which yields MTLQVLHRDDLKLGGFAGIREHRLVVDPRVFGNNDTKAWSGIGNFVYLADAKFIPNGETHLHPHKEIDVISVIVDGRISHKGSLEEGSIIEANQVQVQRAGGEGFLHNEVNPDDKENRMIQLWITPEKSGEPAGYKSYSLQQGKIIRVYGGDENQDDTFASKTILDVGLVDAKQTVSIDGEFIAYVTLGKGTLNGQKVTNGDLVRGNELEFHAETNSQIIIVRKI from the coding sequence ATGACATTACAAGTATTGCATAGAGATGATCTTAAACTGGGAGGTTTTGCAGGAATACGTGAGCATCGTCTAGTAGTAGATCCTAGAGTTTTTGGAAATAATGACACTAAAGCATGGTCTGGAATTGGAAATTTTGTATATCTAGCTGATGCAAAATTTATTCCAAATGGAGAAACACATTTGCATCCTCACAAGGAAATTGATGTAATCTCAGTAATTGTTGATGGACGAATTTCCCATAAAGGATCATTAGAAGAAGGGAGTATAATTGAGGCAAATCAAGTCCAGGTCCAACGTGCAGGTGGTGAAGGATTCCTACACAATGAAGTAAATCCTGATGATAAAGAAAACAGGATGATTCAGTTGTGGATTACTCCTGAAAAATCTGGAGAGCCTGCAGGATACAAATCATATTCTTTACAACAAGGAAAAATTATTCGTGTTTATGGTGGGGATGAGAATCAAGATGACACATTTGCTAGTAAAACAATACTTGATGTTGGACTAGTTGATGCAAAACAAACTGTATCAATTGATGGTGAGTTTATTGCATATGTTACTCTAGGTAAAGGAACACTAAATGGACAAAAAGTCACTAATGGTGATTTAGTTCGTGGAAATGAGTTAGAGTTTCATGCAGAAACTAATTCACAAATAATTATTGTGAGGAAAATTTAG
- a CDS encoding winged helix-turn-helix transcriptional regulator produces MTADEPTSVMDCCSSTDMMKCCPIDNTFKIIGKKFTIHIIRNMAIMGHSRFNQLLDSIEDANPKTLSARLKEMEKAKLITRTVYDEVPIKVEYQLTKKGEDLKGILGQMAAFSMKHYAKEVFKDGKPRKLKQVFKKSMIALN; encoded by the coding sequence ATGACAGCAGATGAGCCAACTAGTGTAATGGATTGTTGTTCTTCAACTGATATGATGAAGTGCTGTCCAATTGATAACACGTTTAAAATTATTGGGAAAAAATTTACTATTCACATTATTCGTAACATGGCAATAATGGGACATTCTAGATTCAATCAATTATTAGACAGTATTGAAGATGCGAATCCAAAAACATTGTCTGCAAGATTAAAAGAAATGGAAAAAGCAAAACTCATCACACGTACCGTATATGATGAAGTTCCAATCAAAGTAGAATACCAATTAACGAAGAAAGGAGAAGATTTGAAAGGTATACTAGGGCAGATGGCAGCTTTTTCAATGAAACACTATGCAAAAGAAGTTTTCAAGGATGGAAAGCCACGTAAATTAAAACAAGTATTTAAAAAATCAATGATTGCTTTAAATTAA